In the genome of Patagioenas fasciata isolate bPatFas1 chromosome 12, bPatFas1.hap1, whole genome shotgun sequence, one region contains:
- the ADPGK gene encoding ADP-dependent glucokinase isoform X5, with amino-acid sequence MEKGAAAERFFSDADAFHRIARAAAEHPGAQLYVGGNAALIGQKLATNPDLKILLCGPVGPKLHELLDDNVVVPPESMQERDEFHLILEYQAGEEWGRVRAPNANRFIFSHDLSNGALNMLEVFVSSLEEFQPDLVVLSGLHMMEGQSKEARQRRLMEAVASISDIPTDIPIHLELASMTDLDFMSNIVHQQVFPLVNSLGLNEQELLFLTQAAAGPHASLAAWSGVPDVGVVSDILFWILKEHGKTAERASDLTRIHFHTLAYHILVTVDGYWGNQAAAVAAGARAAGTQACATDTIDTSKVFLKAPLEFVTSQLEAPAKISLNPDEPVVRWHREGISFHFTPVLVCKDPVRTVGLGDAISAEGLLYSEVYPQ; translated from the exons ATGGAGAAAGGGGCGGCCGCCGAGCGCTTCTTCAGCGACGCCGACGCCTTCCACCGCATCGCGCGCGCGGCCGCCGAGCACCCCGGCGCGCAG CTTTATGTGGGAGGAAACGCTGCCCTCATCGGTCAGAAGCTTGCGACAAATCCAGACCTGAAG ATCCTCCTTTGTGGCCCAGTTGGTCCAAAACTCCACGAACTACTGGATGACAACGTGGTTGTGCCGCCGGAATCCATGCAGGAAAGAGATGAATTCCATCTTATCTTGGAGTATCAAGCAG GGGAAGAGTGGGGCCGAGTGCGAGCGCCCAACGCCAACCGCTTCATCTTCTCCCACGACCTTTCCAACGGCGCCTTAAACATGCTGGAGGTGTTTGTGTCCAGCCTGGAGGAGTTTCAGCCGGATCTGGTGGTGCTTTCAGGACTTCACATGATGGAAGGGCAGAGCAAGGAGGCGCGACAGAGACGGCTTATGGAG GCCGTGGCCTCCATCTCCGATATCCCCACAGACATCCCCATACACCTGGAGTTGGCCAGTATGACTGATCTGGATTTTATGAGCAACATTGTGCATCAG CAGGTCTTTCCCCTGGTGAACTCCCTGGGGCTGAacgagcaggagctgctgttcctCACGCAAGCGGCCGCCGGTCCCCACGCGTCCCTCGCGGCCTGGAGCGGCGTCCCCGACGTGGGGGTCGTCAGCGACATCCTCTTCTGGATCCTGAAGGAGCACGGCAAGACGGCCGAGAGGGCCTCGGATCTCACGCGGATCCACTTCCACACCCTGGCTTATCACATCCTGGTCACCGTGGATGGCTACTGGGGCAACCAGGCGGCTGCTGTGGCCGCCGGGGCAAGAGCAGCGGGGACTCAGGCCTGCGCCACCGACACCATCGACACCAGCAAAGTCTTTCTTAAAGCTCCTTTGGAGTTTGTGACCTCCCAGCTGGAGGCGCCCGCCAAAATCTCATTAAACCCAGACGAGCCCGTGGTGCGTTGGCACAGAGAAGGCATCTCGTTCCACTTCACTCCCGTTTTGGTCTGTAAAGATCCCGTGCGGACCGTGGGGCTTGGGGATGCCATTTCAGCCGAAGGACTGCTGTACTCAGAAGTGTATCCTCAGTAG
- the ADPGK gene encoding ADP-dependent glucokinase isoform X4 — MWQSVNACVDVVLSGVKLLEALGLEPGDGKNHAVLTSGQDLREAFAHFMEKGAAAERFFSDADAFHRIARAAAEHPGAQLYVGGNAALIGQKLATNPDLKILLCGPVGPKLHELLDDNVVVPPESMQERDEFHLILEYQAGEEWGRVRAPNANRFIFSHDLSNGALNMLEVFVSSLEEFQPDLVVLSGLHMMEGQSKEARQRRLMEAVASISDIPTDIPIHLELASMTDLDFMSNIVHQQVFPLVNSLGLNEQELLFLTQAAAGPHASLAAWSGVPDVGVVSDILFWILKEHGKTAERASDLTRIHFHTLAYHILVTVDGYWGNQAAAVAAGARAAGTQACATDTIDTSKVFLKAPLEFVTSQLEAPAKISLNPDEPVVRWHREGISFHFTPVLVCKDPVRTVGLGDAISAEGLLYSEVYPQ; from the exons CGTCAACGCGTGCGTGGACGTGGTTCTGTCCGGCGTGAAGCTGTTGGAGGCGCTGGGTCTGGAACCCGGCGATGGGAAGAACCACGCGGTGCTGACGTCGGGACAGGACCTGAGGGAGGCGTTCGCTCACTTCATGGAGAAAGGGGCGGCCGCCGAGCGCTTCTTCAGCGACGCCGACGCCTTCCACCGCATCGCGCGCGCGGCCGCCGAGCACCCCGGCGCGCAG CTTTATGTGGGAGGAAACGCTGCCCTCATCGGTCAGAAGCTTGCGACAAATCCAGACCTGAAG ATCCTCCTTTGTGGCCCAGTTGGTCCAAAACTCCACGAACTACTGGATGACAACGTGGTTGTGCCGCCGGAATCCATGCAGGAAAGAGATGAATTCCATCTTATCTTGGAGTATCAAGCAG GGGAAGAGTGGGGCCGAGTGCGAGCGCCCAACGCCAACCGCTTCATCTTCTCCCACGACCTTTCCAACGGCGCCTTAAACATGCTGGAGGTGTTTGTGTCCAGCCTGGAGGAGTTTCAGCCGGATCTGGTGGTGCTTTCAGGACTTCACATGATGGAAGGGCAGAGCAAGGAGGCGCGACAGAGACGGCTTATGGAG GCCGTGGCCTCCATCTCCGATATCCCCACAGACATCCCCATACACCTGGAGTTGGCCAGTATGACTGATCTGGATTTTATGAGCAACATTGTGCATCAG CAGGTCTTTCCCCTGGTGAACTCCCTGGGGCTGAacgagcaggagctgctgttcctCACGCAAGCGGCCGCCGGTCCCCACGCGTCCCTCGCGGCCTGGAGCGGCGTCCCCGACGTGGGGGTCGTCAGCGACATCCTCTTCTGGATCCTGAAGGAGCACGGCAAGACGGCCGAGAGGGCCTCGGATCTCACGCGGATCCACTTCCACACCCTGGCTTATCACATCCTGGTCACCGTGGATGGCTACTGGGGCAACCAGGCGGCTGCTGTGGCCGCCGGGGCAAGAGCAGCGGGGACTCAGGCCTGCGCCACCGACACCATCGACACCAGCAAAGTCTTTCTTAAAGCTCCTTTGGAGTTTGTGACCTCCCAGCTGGAGGCGCCCGCCAAAATCTCATTAAACCCAGACGAGCCCGTGGTGCGTTGGCACAGAGAAGGCATCTCGTTCCACTTCACTCCCGTTTTGGTCTGTAAAGATCCCGTGCGGACCGTGGGGCTTGGGGATGCCATTTCAGCCGAAGGACTGCTGTACTCAGAAGTGTATCCTCAGTAG
- the ADPGK gene encoding ADP-dependent glucokinase isoform X3, whose amino-acid sequence MICGGVCCILLLVFSLSTRAAKSKHRWLGRDHLVEKVRVVFPVCVFLCSSVNACVDVVLSGVKLLEALGLEPGDGKNHAVLTSGQDLREAFAHFMEKGAAAERFFSDADAFHRIARAAAEHPGAQLYVGGNAALIGQKLATNPDLKILLCGPVGPKLHELLDDNVVVPPESMQERDEFHLILEYQAGEEWGRVRAPNANRFIFSHDLSNGALNMLEVFVSSLEEFQPDLVVLSGLHMMEGQSKEARQRRLMEAVASISDIPTDIPIHLELASMTDLDFMSNIVHQQVFPLVNSLGLNEQELLFLTQAAAGPHASLAAWSGVPDVGVVSDILFWILKEHGKTAERASDLTRIHFHTLAYHILVTVDGYWGNQAAAVAAGARAAGTQACATDTIDTSKVFLKAPLEFVTSQLEAPAKISLNPDEPVVRWHREGISFHFTPVLVCKDPVRTVGLGDAISAEGLLYSEVYPQ is encoded by the exons ATGATTTGTGGAGGTGTTTGTTGTATTTTGTTGCTTGTTTTCTCCCTTAGCACGAGGGCTGCAAAGAGCAAACATCGCTGGCTGGGCAGAGATCACCTCGTCGAGAAGGTACGTGTGGTTTTCCCAGTGTGTGTTTTCCTCTGCTCCAGCGTCAACGCGTGCGTGGACGTGGTTCTGTCCGGCGTGAAGCTGTTGGAGGCGCTGGGTCTGGAACCCGGCGATGGGAAGAACCACGCGGTGCTGACGTCGGGACAGGACCTGAGGGAGGCGTTCGCTCACTTCATGGAGAAAGGGGCGGCCGCCGAGCGCTTCTTCAGCGACGCCGACGCCTTCCACCGCATCGCGCGCGCGGCCGCCGAGCACCCCGGCGCGCAG CTTTATGTGGGAGGAAACGCTGCCCTCATCGGTCAGAAGCTTGCGACAAATCCAGACCTGAAG ATCCTCCTTTGTGGCCCAGTTGGTCCAAAACTCCACGAACTACTGGATGACAACGTGGTTGTGCCGCCGGAATCCATGCAGGAAAGAGATGAATTCCATCTTATCTTGGAGTATCAAGCAG GGGAAGAGTGGGGCCGAGTGCGAGCGCCCAACGCCAACCGCTTCATCTTCTCCCACGACCTTTCCAACGGCGCCTTAAACATGCTGGAGGTGTTTGTGTCCAGCCTGGAGGAGTTTCAGCCGGATCTGGTGGTGCTTTCAGGACTTCACATGATGGAAGGGCAGAGCAAGGAGGCGCGACAGAGACGGCTTATGGAG GCCGTGGCCTCCATCTCCGATATCCCCACAGACATCCCCATACACCTGGAGTTGGCCAGTATGACTGATCTGGATTTTATGAGCAACATTGTGCATCAG CAGGTCTTTCCCCTGGTGAACTCCCTGGGGCTGAacgagcaggagctgctgttcctCACGCAAGCGGCCGCCGGTCCCCACGCGTCCCTCGCGGCCTGGAGCGGCGTCCCCGACGTGGGGGTCGTCAGCGACATCCTCTTCTGGATCCTGAAGGAGCACGGCAAGACGGCCGAGAGGGCCTCGGATCTCACGCGGATCCACTTCCACACCCTGGCTTATCACATCCTGGTCACCGTGGATGGCTACTGGGGCAACCAGGCGGCTGCTGTGGCCGCCGGGGCAAGAGCAGCGGGGACTCAGGCCTGCGCCACCGACACCATCGACACCAGCAAAGTCTTTCTTAAAGCTCCTTTGGAGTTTGTGACCTCCCAGCTGGAGGCGCCCGCCAAAATCTCATTAAACCCAGACGAGCCCGTGGTGCGTTGGCACAGAGAAGGCATCTCGTTCCACTTCACTCCCGTTTTGGTCTGTAAAGATCCCGTGCGGACCGTGGGGCTTGGGGATGCCATTTCAGCCGAAGGACTGCTGTACTCAGAAGTGTATCCTCAGTAG